The Colias croceus chromosome 2, ilColCroc2.1 region ATTGTAATCTAACCCTACCCCCCCACCTCCCCCTACACGTTTATAATCTAACCCTACCCCCCTACACGTTTATAATCTCACCCTACCCCCCCCTACACGTTTATAATCTCACCCTACCTCCCCTACACGTTTATAATCTCACCCTACCTCCCCTACACGTTTATAATCTCTCCCTACCTCCCCTACACGTTTATAATCTCACCCTACCTCCCCTACACGTTTATAATCTCAACCTTTACCGTTAAAACTAACCTACTAAACGAATTCAACCCCCACAGTCGATTATAacctaaataattaattatagttattaatCGTTCGATTAGAAACGGAGCAACGTGTATGAATGGTTCCCTCCATTTTCTTAATTAGTAACATTCTCCCTATAGCTATTTGCAACCCGTTTATAACCGAACCTGATCATCTCTATAAAtctgttataatatttgtgtgtTGTGGGATGTGATGTGAACGAATAAtaggatattaaaataaaatatactctaTGTATGTAAACTAAATTTCAAGAAATCGAAGGACTTGATTTACCTGTGTTTCATTGTACGTATTGCGATGATACAAACATTCTAATCAATGTTGTAACACTAAAACAGCAATCTATATCGCTATACGTTTAGGCAAacgtttgaattaaaaatagatcACAATATGTTCCTTCACATTGCATCcgtttattataacaattttgaaaatgtaCCTGGTGAATGTGATTTGCTGTGATTGGGAATAAAGTGGTTGAATGatgtttttacttattattttatttatttttagttttttctttacctttaaatttatgtttctacCGGGTTTCATGGAGGTGACTTTAAAAACGAGTCAATAATGGTTATGGATATAAGGTGttctatacaaataaatattaagagcATGTTTGTGTTCTTTCGAAAATTAAAAGACATGTTTTGATTTGTTAAATGTAACAATAAGTTGCGTAAATATCTGAACTGAACTATCAATGTTCGCACGCGCTTCATTGacaattattgaatatatctACTGTAAGAACCTGTGCTGTACAGCCCCAGCTTGTTAACAACCGTGTCAGCACGTCACTAACATTAAGCCTGTGTATTCGCttactgaattatttttattttctccccTCCCCTCACCCCGCCCCTCAGTTTACGCGTAGAGCGAACGACGAGGACCACGACCACGCTATACGTGCCCCGGGCGGGCTGCAAGCACACGGGCCGGCTCGCCAAGCTCGTGATCGAGCGCACCCTCACCGACACGTCCGACCTGTACCTCTCCCCCGACTCGACCCCCTCCGACGCGTACCTCACCCCCAACGCGACCCTCACAGCGCAGCCCGACGTCATCCCGCGCTACATACAGTCGCCGGCGAGCGACGAATACCGGACCCCGGACAGCACGGTCATAGAGGACGGCTCCTTCGCGATGCCCACCTACTTCGACCAGAAAAAACGGGCAGTATCCGTGATCTCCTCAGTCGTTCAGCCGCTCACGAACTTCCAAATACTGAAACAGAAGTCGCTCAACACGATCCCGGCGCTCGTCGAGAAGAACAGAAAGAACGAGGAGCTGTTCACGAACTTCCCGTTCCTGACGCCGCTCGCACACAGGAAGAACTCGCTGGTCGCGAACCGGCTGTCCGGGTGTCTCGAGGACGAGTTCTACTGCATACCCTCGGAGACGGAGGACCAGATGGAGCGGATAGACGTGAGGCACAGGTTTAAGAGCGTGTCGAACAGGGCGCTGAACGAGCCGCTGACGTCGACGCCCAAGGCCGGCGCCGAGCTGCTGCGGCACAGCGTGGCCGAGTGCGCCAGGTGAGTGCGCGCCCCGCCCCGTCCGCTCTAACGCTCTTCACGTTTCACTCTAATGCGCTTCCGGTGTTCACGGTGTGGGTTGCTGGATATAATCACTGTCGTTTTCAGGTCCTCGCCGatggtttataatttatgttcaGTTTTTGTTACGTTTGATTTTTGTAGCTATAAGATATGTACTAACTGTTCGATATAAATATCATCGACtagataaaactttttataaaacctTCAATCATTCGACAAATTTTATGTTACCACCACCTAACGTGGCATAACATAAAATCTGGCggttttataaaaatccaTTTATAATCAAGGCGCAACAATTCATCATAATCTAACGTGTGCAATGTGTTGTTCCGGTTCTATGCACGTGTGACTACGTGTCGCCACGTGTCGCTACGTGTGTGACGTCAGACGCGAGTGCGGCACGGAGGCGGGGCGCGCGTGCGCGTCGTGCGGCGCGTGCTCGCTGTCGCACTCGCTGCCGCGCCGCCCGAGCTCCGCGCTGTCAGTACACGCGCGTATTGCGTAGTGGGGGGACGGGACGCTTGCaaccattatattataagcttTTTGATAATTGGGGTGTGAGTGTTTGATGTTGGTCCAGTAAaagttataaagaaaaaaaaataggttggACACTGAAAATAAGTGCAGTGTAAATGTTAACAAATAGGAACTTTAGTGTGTTGATCACATGTTTGATAAAtcgattataaatataatcgaAGAAGAGAACTGtttcatttcaattaataattgaatGAAAGATATAAAAAGAGATGtcgtattcatttttttatcttttacttGATCATTGTTAAACAGAgacattcaattttaaattattttgttgctTTATTAAGACCAAATGGtcgttaaaaattattgttataatattttggttCGAGCGTCTCGTTCACTTTACATAGATGTTGTCACGTGATGATGTTGTGATCAGTGATTTTTTTGgcgtttatataaaatattattttacatttttatagaaaagttATGTTCAAATTCTTTGATCTTGTTAATTTTAGCTTAGGATTTTGCTACTAATGGATTTtcagattattttttcatataattgtGGGtagttttagatttttataagcattgatttttttataatgtagatccttttttaatatttgaaacaatgtTATATCTCTAGAACCGtggattgttttatttgaaaaagttttaatttatgtaggtagtttAGTGAACAAATGTATAGGACACTGCCAATTTTTCttctcaattatttttatatacgttTTCTGTTTTGTGATGCGCATGTTATCTGGTTGCTTTTGCTTCAGCGGTGCATGTCGACGGCTTTCAAGTgcatgttaatttttaatgtgtatgtttcaaatatgaatttttatttttattttttaaatgtctgaataaattttaaggaCATGTTATTGAACGAATTCGTACAAATTGGTTTAATTGTACTCTTATTCtctattttgttaatttaacctaATATGCAACATAAATAGCTCCTCTCAAAGAGCGATGTCTATTCACAATCGATATTTCTAGCTCTACAACGCCTTTTGATAAttctaaattttcttttaaagaaACGTTTTTCCCCCTTTCCACTACCCAAACCAACCTGACCGCCCACAAAACAACTAAAACGTCAGGTTATCACTCAGGAACCCGTCCTCCGGCTCGCTGACCGCGTCCGCGTCCGAGTCGGGCTCGCTGGAGCGCGCGCGCGCTGCGCTCGAGCGCCGCAAGCGAGCCACCGCACCGCCGCCGCAGGATGACACGCAGGTGAGCGACGAGCTTTATGTGATAGAGCTTTAAAGCATATATTGATCAACAGTTTATGATAAAAACcactaaaaaaaacaagtactatgataataaacaatttacaaaaatagcaACGTGCATAAcaatcaatgtaaaaacgaagaAACAAACTGTGTACTTCAATCGTCTATAATAACTAGATACACAACTACGCGATATACCTACCCGAACTAACTTAAACCTGTTCCAATTCGATTGTCAACATTTTGGTTAATTTGTTTCAACAAaaaattcgaaaaaaaaattaactgcaGAGAAATGTGAAGGTagttcacaaaaaaaatattatatcaccaTCACActaactaattttaaattatatttcccACAACAGCACGCGGTGTCATGTCGCGTGGAGAACACGCGCGTGAATCCGGACTCTCTTATCGACGAGCTGCTCGCCGCCACCGACTTGAAACAGGCGGTCGACGACGCTGCTGAGAGTGAGTATATTATAGACCTTATATGTGGGATATAGGGTTCAATTTACTTTGACATTTTACGGGTCCACTAGCAATAAAGTTTTCATGACTTGCGCAAGTGGCTAAACGTGTAAATGCTCTCGCATGTAGACAACTGCAAGTTTATCACTGTTACATGTCCGGAACGATGTTTAGATTCTTACAAAGCTTTTAACAACATTCGACTACTAGTTTGCtttctttttgtttgaatttgacattttcttgttcattttctttgatatttttttttctttctttattagGGATAATAAACAGCAGAACATTGgttaattgtacaataaaacttaatctAAATACAGGTATAACTGTCCAACCAGCAACATTATCCAGTTATCtcatttatatgtttttttccCATCCAGCATCAGGGCTGCAGCTGTTCATAACGCGCGACGGCACCGCGGAGCTGGGCTCCCGGCAGCGGCAGCAGCTCGCGCGGCGCGACTACCAGCGCGTCGTGCTGCACCCGCACCCGCACCCGCACCCACGCGACCACAGGTGACATGCACAGGGGTGCCGCAGGGAGCTGCGCTGGGGCCGCGAGTGTTCCTTTGTTATATCAGTGTGGTACGGTACCCGCGCGACCACAGGTGACATGCACAGGGGTGCCGCAGGGAGCTACGCTGGGGCCGAGAGTGTTCCTTTGTTATATCAGTGTGGTACGGTACCCGCGCGACCACAGGTGACATACACAGGGGTGCCGCAGGGAGCTGCGCTGGGGCCGAGAGTGTTCCCTTATTATATCAGTGTGGTACGGTACCCGCGCGACCACAGGTGACATACACAGGGGTGCCGCAGGGAGCTGCGCTGGGGCCGAGAGTGTTCCTTTGttataaggctggttgcagagcttgaccgaccatcagtgcgtaccgtcagtcctgacgatacgcaatAACAatgtcaagctctgcaaccagcctaagagTATGGTACGGTACCTGCGCGACTGTTGGTGACTCCGGAGGCCGGCTTTGATGAGGGTGCCACAAGGAGCAGGACATTTGCTATTTCTAGCCTATAAAACAAACTTATAAAATCTTTTCATATTTCTAAGAGCAAGCATCTACTtgacattatatttaaaaatttatttttattttccccCTATTCATCATACTATTATCATATCATATTCCTGATAATgactataaaaacaatattgccAACGAGCCGACCCTAACCATGATTAATGAAGGATCCCTTCTGCCAGGTAGCCAACGGTGTGAGAGCGCGGGCCCGCGCGCGCCCTACAGACCCGACACTTGATACCTGCACCGTGTTGCCGCGTGTTGCTGCGTGTTGCTGCATGTTGCTACGTGTTGCATCGTGTTACTGCGTGTTGCATCGTGTTACTGCGTGAAGCAGCGTGTTATCGCGTGTTGAAACGTGTTTCCGCGTGTTTCTCCATGTTGCATCGTGTTGCACCGTGTTGCAGTGTCAGTGCGGTGTTAACGTGCGGCTCTAGTTAGTGTGTATGGGATAATTGTCGATATTTATTGTGTATGGTGGTCGTCACGTCGCTACCGGCTCGAGCACCTAACTAGCAGTATTGATGTTGCTTGGCGTATGTTAAGTGATTTTGTTTcttgaaagtaaataatggacgttaaaagtatgtaaaattttaatttaaaaacatattcccTAGAGGAATAAAGGGGAGATTATTGAGAATAATGGAggaaattttatgcaaaactTCAACTGAGAGATAATTGTCTCGGAaagaataatatgaaatatggaataatgtttatattttgagggtataaattgatttttagtAAAagatcaataataataagcaGCAGCAGATatattaatcattttaaatgattaatatatctgcaaaaaatatattaatgtttgtgtaataatataaaagtgtaTCTCAAGAACGAGAGCACTGGAGAATgcaacataaattatatatttttacaatttctgcgtaaaattgtaaatatatattaaagtattGTTTGTGGTTATTGGTAAATAACTAATCATCGGCGTTTAACCAATGGGAAAGCGATCGATGACGTGGCGCTCTCTGATTGGCTCTCCGTGgcgatttaaaataaaacgaaaattttgattttttggTTTGTTCAGTTATTTAccaaaaactgtatttttatttaaaataagtttgaAATGCAACATGACAATGTGTAGCGGCGTGGCGTTACGATGCAatgcatatttattgtttttaatgtattataaattatgccatattatgttttattgtgtGTAACTTAACGTTGTTTCTTTGTATGTAAGATACGACATGAGAATTTTCacgaataatattacaatttattaatgaCAAAATGTTTGCTACGACGAAGTCGATCGAGGGGATTTTCTATTAGATACTGTTGTATTTAAAACAGTACCAAATagaaaaaaacgacgtgtggcactcggggactgccgcggtaaagctattgcatgctatgccttcaagccacacctccgcccgtcagAGTGGGGAgagtgaggtttttcgttaccgAATTTCttgattcggtccccgcgctaaggcccgcgatagaagctatgcaatagcttaaaaatagttttttttggcatttaggGAAAATCTAGTCgagatttatgaaaataatataaaaaataaagtctaAAATCCTCGTGTCGGATCTCACGCGCTCCTTCGATGGCAGTTAGCGATTGCGAAGCCAATCAATTTGTACGACTTATGTTTTGTATTGTAAGATAATTTATACTTTGACGATCTATGTGAACGTTCCTATGTTTAAATCGACTCCAAACGAATTATAACcgtatgttttatttgtttaggGACTAATTTCGCTTGCCGGTTCGCTAATAGAGCCAGCAAGCGCCCCGCACTGTGTAATCGTATATGTATGattcttgtattttttaataatttgattatttgatggtgtatttttgtatataatacgAGCATTTGGGTGTAAGCGCGTTGGAAGCAATCTGGTAAAAATTCTTCCCTTTCCAagatttaagattttttttttttcaattttttacaatatttatgtatatatcgatacattttgttttcaaCGCGCGTCGTCCGCATGTTGAAGTCGGTCGgtgatttataattttgtatgccGTGCTTCCGCCTCTCTTGTCGTTGACGTCTGTCCTCCTTTCTGTTATGTTGG contains the following coding sequences:
- the LOC123700842 gene encoding protein FAM102A isoform X1; its protein translation is MAFIMKKKRYKFGVQVCLEELTEVPFVAAVLFAKVRLQDGGNFQDHSSREEVRDHAVRWNAQFSFVCKMCANANTGVLEPALLRVSVRKECKGGRSYQKLGFCDVNLAELAGSGETVRRCLLEGYDKRRPDNSVLRIRIKMNMISGDPLFKVPERKQDAAESAGGAADSGSESAPAPDDDCGSSTASSGFGSLTKKKSYEGGHTQPLSSLPSCDLPSPDSEEPPSLPDCPTSLTVSMGGMGVVGGVGAPSTVGACAECQQPHTHSRNSSNTSGDMSSKASGYGSSVSAASAHSRQSSEGDSAPDRPHHNSLRVERTTRTTTTLYVPRAGCKHTGRLAKLVIERTLTDTSDLYLSPDSTPSDAYLTPNATLTAQPDVIPRYIQSPASDEYRTPDSTVIEDGSFAMPTYFDQKKRAVSVISSVVQPLTNFQILKQKSLNTIPALVEKNRKNEELFTNFPFLTPLAHRKNSLVANRLSGCLEDEFYCIPSETEDQMERIDVRHRFKSVSNRALNEPLTSTPKAGAELLRHSVAECARNPSSGSLTASASESGSLERARAALERRKRATAPPPQDDTQHAVSCRVENTRVNPDSLIDELLAATDLKQAVDDAAETSGLQLFITRDGTAELGSRQRQQLARRDYQRVVLHPHPHPHPRDHSQRCESAGPRAPYRPDT
- the LOC123700842 gene encoding uncharacterized protein LOC123700842 isoform X2, giving the protein MAFIMKKKRYKFGVQVCLEELTEVPFVAAVLFAKVRLQDGGNFQDHSSREEVRDHAVRWNAQFSFVCKMCANANTGVLEPALLRVSVRKECKGGRSYQKLGFCDVNLAELAGSGETVRRCLLEGYDKRRPDNSVLRIRIKMNMISGDPLFKVPERKQDAAESAGGAADSGSESAPAPDDDCGSSTASSGFGSLTKKKSYGGHTQPLSSLPSCDLPSPDSEEPPSLPDCPTSLTVSMGGMGVVGGVGAPSTVGACAECQQPHTHSRNSSNTSGDMSSKASGYGSSVSAASAHSRQSSEGDSAPDRPHHNSLRVERTTRTTTTLYVPRAGCKHTGRLAKLVIERTLTDTSDLYLSPDSTPSDAYLTPNATLTAQPDVIPRYIQSPASDEYRTPDSTVIEDGSFAMPTYFDQKKRAVSVISSVVQPLTNFQILKQKSLNTIPALVEKNRKNEELFTNFPFLTPLAHRKNSLVANRLSGCLEDEFYCIPSETEDQMERIDVRHRFKSVSNRALNEPLTSTPKAGAELLRHSVAECARNPSSGSLTASASESGSLERARAALERRKRATAPPPQDDTQHAVSCRVENTRVNPDSLIDELLAATDLKQAVDDAAETSGLQLFITRDGTAELGSRQRQQLARRDYQRVVLHPHPHPHPRDHSQRCESAGPRAPYRPDT
- the LOC123700842 gene encoding protein FAM102A isoform X4; its protein translation is MAFIMKKKRYKFGVQVCLEELTEVPFVAAVLFAKVRLQDGGNFQDHSSREEVRDHAVRWNAQFSFVCKMCANANTGVLEPALLRVSVRKECKGGRSYQKLGFCDVNLAELAGSGETVRRCLLEGYDKRRPDNSVLRIRIKMNMISGDPLFKVPERKQDAAESAGGAADSGSESAPAPDDDCGSSTASSGFGSLTKKKSYEGGHTQPLSSLPSCDLPSPDSEEPPSLPDCPTSLTVSMGGMGVVGGVGAPSTVGACAECQQPHTHSRNSSNTSGDMSSKASGYGSSVSAASAHSRQSSEGDSAPDRPHHNSLRVERTTRTTTTLYVPRAGCKHTGRLAKLVIERTLTDTSDLYLSPDSTPSDAYLTPNATLTAQPDVIPRYIQSPASDEYRTPDSTVIEDGSFAMPTYFDQKKRAVSVISSVVQPLTNFQILKQKSLNTIPALVEKNRKNEELFTNFPFLTPLAHRKNSLVANRLSGCLEDEFYCIPSETEDQMERIDVRHRFKSVSNRALNEPLTSTPKAGAELLRHSVAECARNPSSGSLTASASESGSLERARAALERRKRATAPPPQDDTQHAVSCRVENTRVNPDSLIDELLAATDLKQAVDDAAETSGLQLFITRDGTAELGSRQRQQLARRDYQRVVLHPHPHPHPRDHR
- the LOC123700842 gene encoding protein FAM102A isoform X3; this translates as MAFIMKKKRYKFGVQVCLEELTEVPFVAAVLFAKVRLQDGGNFQDHSSREEVRDHAVRWNAQFSFVCKMCANANTGVLEPALLRVSVRKECKGGRSYQKLGFCDVNLAELAGSGETVRRCLLEGYDKRRPDNSVLRIRIKMNMISGDPLFKVPERKQDAAESAGGAADSGSESAPAPDDDCGSSTASSGFGSLTKKKSYEGGHTQPLSSLPSCDLPSPDSEEPPSLPDCPTSLTVSMGGMGVVGGVGAPSTVGACAECQQPHTHSRNSSNTSGDMSSKASGYGSSVSAASAHSRQSSEGDSAPDRPHHNSLRVERTTRTTTTLYVPRAGCKHTGRLAKLVIERTLTDTSDLYLSPDSTPSDAYLTPNATLTAQPDVIPRYIQSPASDEYRTPDSTVIEDGSFAMPTYFDQKKRAVSVISSVVQPLTNFQILKQKSLNTIPALVEKNRKNEELFTNFPFLTPLAHRKNSLVANRLSGCLEDEFYCIPSETEDQMERIDVRHRFKSVSNRALNEPLTSTPKAGAELLRHSVAECARNPSSGSLTASASESGSLERARAALERRKRATAPPPQDDTQHAVSCRVENTRVNPDSLIDELLAATDLKQAVDDAAETSGLQLFITRDGTAELGSRQRQQLARRDYQRVVLHPHPHPHPRDHRIPSAR